The DNA region CGTCGGCGTACTCGCGCTTCAGTTCGCCTTCTTTGGATTGAATCGGCTTGTCGATGGAATAGGTTTGCAGTTTCTTCTTGCGCAGATGATCGATGGTGGTGTTGATCGCGATTTTGTAGAGCCAGGTGGAAAAGGCGAATTCCTTGTTGAAGGTGTGCAGCGCGGTAAACGCCTTCATGAAGGATTCTTGCAGCAAATCCTCGGTTTCTTCGCGATTATGCACCATGTTGTAGAGCAGATTATAAAGCGGGCCGCGATGCCGCGCCATCAGATCGGCATATGCCTTTTGGTCGCCCGTCAATGCTTTTGCGATCAGGGGTGCGTCGGATTTGGGGGTCGCCATAGCGCTCGCGAAGATTCTCGGATTTTTTGCCGAAGAATCTAATTGAAAATCGTCTAACAATCAAGCGAAAAGGCGGGGCCGCCACCCGCCGCACAAAAACAAACGCCGCGGCAATCTTTAAAATGACAATGCGGGACGGGAGTATGAATTCATGATTTGTGGCATTGGCATCGACCTGGTCGAAGTGGCGCGCATGGAAACGATGCTGGCGCGCTGGGAACAGCGCTTTCTTGCCAGAGTGTTCACCCCGGAGGAAATCGCGCAATGCGAAG from Cytophagia bacterium CHB2 includes:
- a CDS encoding sigma-70 family RNA polymerase sigma factor; translation: MATPKSDAPLIAKALTGDQKAYADLMARHRGPLYNLLYNMVHNREETEDLLQESFMKAFTALHTFNKEFAFSTWLYKIAINTTIDHLRKKKLQTYSIDKPIQSKEGELKREYAD